The following proteins come from a genomic window of Rattus norvegicus strain BN/NHsdMcwi chromosome 8, GRCr8, whole genome shotgun sequence:
- the Cxadrl1 gene encoding coxsackie virus and adenovirus receptor-like 1 isoform X1 produces MGVWGYNRDHVILYAADKIYSDFYQDLKGRVHFTSNDVVSGDASIKIRNVRPADSGTYQCKVKKAPGVAKTTVQLTVIDITGSVNITTPEQTVQEAQGETVHLPCIFTYVSKDQGPLDVEWLRLSGPNNEAIDHVVILYSADKIHDDVYPDLKGRVYFTSNDIRSGDASINITNVRLSDVGTYQCKVKTYPGIVNRNLQLAVTNILGSVSITTPEQTIQKARGETVHLPCMFTLIPEDRGPLFIDWIQLTGPQNEVVNRMFIVYLADKVYDNFYQDMKGRVYFTNNDVRSGDASINITNVQLSDAGTYQCGVSHDFGTAQRTIQLTVVG; encoded by the exons ATGGGAGTGTGGGGCTACAACAGGGATCAC gTTATTTTGTATGCTGCAGATAAAATTTATTCTGACTTCTATCAAGATCTGAAAGGACGAGTGCATTTTACAAGTAATGACGTCGTGTCTGGTGACGCAtccataaaaataagaaatgttcGTCCTGCAGACAGTGGCACCTACCAGTGCAAAGTGAAAAAAGCCCCTGGTGTTGCCAAGACAACCGTTCAGCTGACAGTTATTG atatCACTGGGAGTGTGAACATCACTACTCCAGAGCAGACAGTTCAGGAAGCCCAAGGGGAAACTGTCCATCTGCCCTGCATATTCACCTATGTCTCCAAGGACCAAGGACCACTGGACGTCGAGTGGCTTCGGCTCTCAGGACCTAACAATGAGGCGATAGACCATGTG GTTATTTTATATTCTGCAGACAAAATCCATGACGACGTCTATCCAGATCTAAAAGGACGAGTGTATTTTACCAGTAATGACATCAGGTCTGGTGACGCATCCATAAATATTACAAACGTCCGGCTCTCGGACGTTGGCACCTATCAGTGCAAGGTGAAAACGTACCCTGGCATCGTCAACAGGAACCTCCAGCTGGCTGTCACTA atatCCTTGGGAGTGTGAGCATCACTACTCCAGAGCAGACAATTCAGAAAGCCCGAGGGGAAACTGTCCATCTGCCCTGCATGTTCACCCTTATCCCTGAGGACCGTGGACCACTGTTCATTGACTGGATACAGCTTACCGGACCTCAGAATGAGGTGGTGAACCGCATG tttattgtATATTTAGCAGACAAGGTTTATGACAACTTCTATCAAGACATGAAAGGACGTGTGTATTTTACAAATAATGACGTCAGGTCTGGTGACGCATCCATAAATATAACTAATGTTCAGCTCTCTGATGCTGGCACCTATCAGTGCGGAGTATCCCATGACTTTGGTACTGCCCAGAGGACCATTCAGCTGACAGTTGTTG GTTGA
- the Cxadrl1 gene encoding coxsackie virus and adenovirus receptor-like 1 precursor has product MALLLGFLFFCGVTDLIGSVSITTPEQIVQEAGGEIVHLPCMFTLSPEDQGPLDIEWLRLSGPNNEAIDHVVILYAADKIYSDFYQDLKGRVHFTSNDVVSGDASIKIRNVRPADSGTYQCKVKKAPGVAKTTVQLTVIDITGSVNITTPEQTVQEAQGETVHLPCIFTYVSKDQGPLDVEWLRLSGPNNEAIDHVVILYSADKIHDDVYPDLKGRVYFTSNDIRSGDASINITNVRLSDVGTYQCKVKTYPGIVNRNLQLAVTNILGSVSITTPEQTIQKARGETVHLPCMFTLIPEDRGPLFIDWIQLTGPQNEVVNRMFIVYLADKVYDNFYQDMKGRVYFTNNDVRSGDASINITNVQLSDAGTYQCGVSHDFGTAQRTIQLTVVG; this is encoded by the exons atctCATTGGGAGTGTGAGCATCACTACTCCAGAGCAGATAGTTCAGGAAGCTGGAGGGGAAATTGTTCATCTGCCCTGCATGTTCACCCTTAGCCCTGAGGACCAAGGACCACTGGACATCGAGTGGCTTCGGCTTTCAGGACCTAACAATGAGGCGATAGACCATGTG gTTATTTTGTATGCTGCAGATAAAATTTATTCTGACTTCTATCAAGATCTGAAAGGACGAGTGCATTTTACAAGTAATGACGTCGTGTCTGGTGACGCAtccataaaaataagaaatgttcGTCCTGCAGACAGTGGCACCTACCAGTGCAAAGTGAAAAAAGCCCCTGGTGTTGCCAAGACAACCGTTCAGCTGACAGTTATTG atatCACTGGGAGTGTGAACATCACTACTCCAGAGCAGACAGTTCAGGAAGCCCAAGGGGAAACTGTCCATCTGCCCTGCATATTCACCTATGTCTCCAAGGACCAAGGACCACTGGACGTCGAGTGGCTTCGGCTCTCAGGACCTAACAATGAGGCGATAGACCATGTG GTTATTTTATATTCTGCAGACAAAATCCATGACGACGTCTATCCAGATCTAAAAGGACGAGTGTATTTTACCAGTAATGACATCAGGTCTGGTGACGCATCCATAAATATTACAAACGTCCGGCTCTCGGACGTTGGCACCTATCAGTGCAAGGTGAAAACGTACCCTGGCATCGTCAACAGGAACCTCCAGCTGGCTGTCACTA atatCCTTGGGAGTGTGAGCATCACTACTCCAGAGCAGACAATTCAGAAAGCCCGAGGGGAAACTGTCCATCTGCCCTGCATGTTCACCCTTATCCCTGAGGACCGTGGACCACTGTTCATTGACTGGATACAGCTTACCGGACCTCAGAATGAGGTGGTGAACCGCATG tttattgtATATTTAGCAGACAAGGTTTATGACAACTTCTATCAAGACATGAAAGGACGTGTGTATTTTACAAATAATGACGTCAGGTCTGGTGACGCATCCATAAATATAACTAATGTTCAGCTCTCTGATGCTGGCACCTATCAGTGCGGAGTATCCCATGACTTTGGTACTGCCCAGAGGACCATTCAGCTGACAGTTGTTG GTTGA